AATTTGATTGGTTTAATATGAGCGAGAGAGTTATGGTGAAACTGAGTCAAGAGAAATTATTTGATTATGAGTTATCAAAAAGTGAAGACATATGGGCAAGTCTATAGTAGTAAGTTTGCTAATAATAATAAACCTAAACAGAAAAACAAGATGACAATAGATAAATAAGCAAGTgttaaaatgaaaagaaaaacaaGATTATATTTAAATTGCTAATATTATTCAACAAATGTCTCATTATTAGAACATTATACCATAGTAATTTTTGAATAATTACGATGACAATTAATGGTGCATTAATAGTCAATATTAGAACGTTATATATCACTACATCAGGACAGGTACAGAAATTTGGAAAGCAATTAATACCATTGTTttcaaacttaaacttaaacgtATATATGCCAACTACCTTTAATTTCCTTCAATggattttaataaatataagagGTTTGGCCAAGTCTATCATCGTAAGGCTTACGGCTAAAGTCTTGGTCTTCTGCTTAAATGACCaagtatatacatatatcaatGAATTTAGGATGTGACtcttctattttaattaatagtTTCTACTTCCACAAAAAAGGAATACAACAAAACTAGAAATAATTGATCCAATGTGATATTTTGTCATTGTGATTAATTGGATTAATTAATATTATGCCTATGTATATAGTATAGTTGTGTATTGTTGAAGCACTCATATTGATTATTTGGGATTATATATTTAATTGATACAAGTTTTAATTTTTGGAAtgttaaataaattatctcatcAAATTATTGAgaaattatttatcattttaatgCTTTTGATGATAAAGGAGAATCATCTATCATGATTTTGATCGAAATGAGATTCAATGtattattttgatctattttgtaaaatactGATGTgcattgtcatttaacaaaatgtagGGTTTGATTTCATAATCGGAGAAAATACAAGGATCAAATTAGTATTTTCTCAATATATAATAAttgataatttagaaagtctaTGTTTGATATTTACTCTTtataaggttaaaaaaaatttgttcaGAAATACCAAAAATCTCACCTTGAATgttattgttgtaatttaatatTTGGTcttacttatttgaatttaacaAGTATTATAAAGTATCGCTAACTAATTATGAAATATTACCTTATGTAGTATTGGACACCTTAAAGTACTAAATAACACTTGTAACTGAAAATACATAATTGTCACATACTTAGAAACtcactatataatatatatatatagtaagatAACCTTTAGTTCTCCACTCATTTATATATGTGAATAGTCGTAGTATGTCagtttaaaattattattatttaagatatatgtaaaaaataaaaaagtaagcACTACACTTGATGATAATCTAAGTAAGATTCGACCAGACATGTGTACAGCTTCATTCGATGGGCTCTCCATGGCTTCATTAATTTCCTCTGAATTTCCTGCATTGACAGACGACGTCGTTTTCATCATTCTCATCTCAATCCTCTCTCTCTataaatacatttatatatataaatatatatatatattgataaacAAGGCAATAGTATAAGCAATTAGCAAAAAATCATAATAATATCAAGATGAGGCAGCAACTATGGATGGTCTTACGCTTCTTATTTGTTATTCTTATTCTGTCATCTCAACATCCCTCCTTTGCCGCCCGCCCCCGCTCCTGTaggtatatatatttttctaaattcaATACACAATTTGAGTTCATTATATTATTTCTCCTAATATTTGTAGTTGGAATATTGTTTATTTGCGGTCTCGTATTTTTTTATAGAGTtaacaattaataaaagaaactgAGAAAGTAGTAAcaaaatcattatttatttgtggTAATTAGGTATTAATGCTATCGATTATccttatttatgtatatataatttttttattttaagtatATAAATATAGGACATCTAATTATATATTCTCTTTCTTATGTTTATAGAAATAATAAACATAAGGACTATGACCAAATGGATTATTCAAAAGGAGTTTAGGACTGCTATGCCTATGCCCGAGAACAAGACCTTCCATCCCCAGAAAGTAATAAGAAATAGTGATTTTATTTTATCGGAGCGACTCTATGTCGTctctaatatttatatttatatatatagttattaaaCGAGATgtgaaattttataatatatcatcaaattaTTGTTAACATTTGTTGTACCAATTTTGTTTGATGTGGGATTATTATGTTTTACTATTTTCATCATATGCGTGTGTAATGTATTGCTATGCAACCTTGAATAACTATTTTCACATTTTATATTCTTCTAAAtaaatttttgtcattttgtttCTTGTTCAAGTGAAATATAATTTATGAGATTGCATATAGTATAATGAGCAattgatttaagaaaataaaatatattacaatatatGCCctctctttttattatttttattcactaCAACAATTATTGCTTAACAAATTAGACATGAAATTGATTAACAAATTTCTCGTACAAGCTCAGACGTTTTATAATAAATAGTCTTAttatgttttgtgtaagtaaaCTATTAATTGTCATCTGTAGAATACTCTTGAGACAATGTTAATGAGAAAGAGTTCTCTGCATCTTCGTTATTATTGCTCTCGGCCTCTTGAGGATATAGATGGAGATTTGGGGGCACCTGTAGGCACTCTAAGTTACTTTCAAGCATTTCTATGGCTTGGCTCATTGTAGGACGATCACAAGGCTTTAGTTGTATACACCACAGCGCAACTATGGCCATCTTTTTTATTGTCTTTGATTCTTCTTCTGTCACATGTTCATCCACTTCTATGTCATTTCCTTTATTGAATTGCTTGTGTATCAATAAAGGAATATACACATGGCTTGAGTTTTTAGTAAGTGCATTCACATTTTTTCGTTGGTTTGCCATTTCCATTAACATCATACCAAAACTGTACACATCAGCTTTGTTCGAAACTCTTCCAATATTTTTATAGAATAATTCCGGAGCTATATATCCTATGGTTCCTCTTGCAACTGTTAAAGATACTAAGCTATTATCCAACGAACATGATCTTGCTAGCCCAAAATCAGAAATTTTTGGAATAAAATTTTCATCAAGTAGAATATTGTGAGGCTTAATGTCGAAATGAAGAATCTGCATGTCACAACCCTGATGAAGATACTCAATACCGCGAGCTATTCCAAGTGAGATCTCAAACACTTTGGTATAACTTAAAGAGACAGACATTTTTTCTCgtgaaaaaatgtatttttctagGGATCCATTTGACATGAAATCATATATAAGAGCCTGTCTTGCACCTTCAACACAAAACCCAATTAATCGCACCACATTCACATGATGAATCCTACCTATGGTAGCAACCTCATTGATGAAATCTTGCCCATTAGTCTTGGATTTTTCCAACATTTTGACTGCAACAAAGGGACCACTAGAAAGTTGTCCTTTATACACAGTGCCAAACCCTCCTTCACCTAGTTTCTCTTTAAATCCTTTGGTCATCTTCCTAATGTCTCGATAAGAATATCTTATAGGCATGAGGTTGTTATGACTTTGGAGGAAATCTTCGATGCCATCGTACATTGATAAATGTCGTCTTCTCCATTTATACACCAATaggcaaataaaaaataaaaatccagGTATTGCTCTTGGTCCCAAGAATCCCACTAGTAAAATTATTGAAATATGAGACAAATaagtaaaataaaaacaataaattaGCATCTTATATTTGTGAAAGTTGTGAATATAAAAACTTTTTGAATGAAAAGGTAACCTTATTACCAGTGTATTTGTAACGTCCGTTCTCATATAAGTAGTCTGCATATAGAAACAAAGAAACTAAAAAGGATTAGGAAAAAAGTAccacaaaacatatatatatctcttctatataataagtgtctagataacgaaaattcttagttttaatagttttttatttttttaaatactaactttaacggaatattctcatatttaacagaatatttttatatttaactgtagtttgtaaacacttaaacttaaataaaataaaataaataattaaaaaaattaaaatatgatatttttgagatattttacaatgataattatttaaaaataataaataattaaacaaattaaaataagatatttttaagatattttacaatgataattatttaaaaataataaaaaattaaaaaaaagatatttttgaaatattttagcatgataattatttgaaaataataaaatcatacattttataacttaaataaaatttatttaaacttaaactcacttataagaataatatcatattaaacatataatataatttactgtcaattagcaataaattatttttaaaaaaaaaaactaacaagaaacttaaatttaaaattcacgtataatatttaatattatgttaagcatataatatataatctattgttgtcactctcaaattaaaaaactagaacaaacataaacttaaacaaaaataaataaattatttaattaaaatatgatatttatttaaaatttatatgacattagtataaatttaataaaaataattaataaattctatatataaaactaaacaaacgtgcatattgcacgttgcttgtatctagtatatatatataagtagcgATTACAACCCATTTTTGTTGCAACAGGTGcatcttttttctattttcgacacctgaatagatataatcacaaattttttatatgatcattacattgtaggtatttagaatatcttgtaaattttcaagaaattctgaatagtttacgaagccgaaaacatGGTTCAAACTATCGAATTTTATATGCGTACATAAAAAAATAGGCACGCGTGCACAGACAGTTTAGACCAtgttttcggtaccataatttattcgaaATATCTTGAAATTTTTTCGGAtattctagatagctataatgtacaccgtcatataaaaacaTTTAGAATTATATCTATCCAAAtgctaaaaatagaaaaatgatgcatgACTTGTAGTCAATactttgtataaatatatatatatatataagtaaaagTGAAGAATAAAACCcttatatatatctcttctatataataagtgtgtagataacgaaaattcttggttttaagagttttttattttttttaggttaactttaacagaatattcttatatttaacagaatattcttatatttaactgtagtttctaaacacttaaacttaaataaaataaaataaattattaaaaaaattaaaataggatattttttaaatattttacaatgataataatttaaaaataataaataattaaacaaattaaaatatgatatttttgagatattttaccatgataattattttaaaataataaataattaaaaaaattaaattataatatttttgagatattttacaataataattatttaaaaataataaaatcatattttttataacttaaataaaatttaattaaatttaaacttaatttaataatatcatattaaacatataatataatataatatactgcgaattagcaacaaattgcttttttAACAAACTagcaataaatttaaatttaaaatccacatataatatttaatattacattaaacatataatatataatctctggttgtcactcccaaatataaaaattagaacaaacataaacataaataaaaatataatatttatttcaaaatttatatgacattaatataaatttaataaaaataattaataaattaaataaataaaactaagcaaattaAGTGTGATTCTATCTAGtatatatttataggacaattcttctatagggcttcactttaagtcctaccggtagggctcttagtatttcttgacccgtgaacagttttcggcgtgacttttttttatgaccgtatatattgtagctatttagagcatcctgcaaattttcagaaaattctgaatagtttacaatatcgaaaactaggttcaaacatgttttccacgcgcataaaaaaaattagtcatgcgtgcaacaacatgtttgaacctagttttcggtactgtaaactattcggaattttctaaaaatttgcagaatactctaaatagctacaatatacacaatcataaaaaaaaagtcGCACCAAAAACTTTTCACGGGTTGAAAACCCAACTTGTAGAGCTTAAAATGAAGCTCCAATAAGAGAATTTTTTccagtatttatatatataggtaAATATTAAGAATAAAGCCCTTacattttgtgtaaaacatagCCTGGCGAAAAAGTATTTCGAACGTCACTGCATCATAACAAATCGCAACAATCAATAttgtaagatatatatatatatatatataaatatatattcagaCCATTTTCAATTATTGCTGGAAATGTATACCCTCACAAAATCGTTGACCATATTCACAACGGACTTTGTTGGACTTTTCATTAAGGGCACAAAACCCTGCAGTCCCTGTTTTGTCAAAACTCCGAATCCATGAAAGCTGAAACCCACGAGATAACTGTTTCTTGATGTCATAACAGGTGGCTTGGGATCCATGAAAGCTTTCACCATCAATGAGAGTCACTTGATGTGTGAAGCAGGACTCATCCAACTCAGAAGGATTCATATCATTAGCATTCAATATAAAATAAGGATAAATGAAACTGCTATTATCATTGTTATAATGACTTGATATGCAAGGAGCTGCATCGATATAATAAGAAGAATTCATCACTACTCTTTCACAGCTAATCAACACTAAAGTTTTGGCAATATCTCGCGTCATCTCACGAGAATTGAAGTCTAAAAGAATTGTTGCTGCATAAGAAGTATCATATAAATTGAAGTCTCCAAGGGACAAAGTATTGTTGGTGAAGAAGGATGAGTAGTTTTGATGAAGTTTGTGAAAATTGGGATCAACAACTCGAATCGTATAGTTGTCATAGTTGATCGCCAGTACGTAGTATCTTTGATATAGCGTGGGGGGGATATAACCAATAGGCAAGTTTAAGACTGTAATGTTGTTCTCGCAAGAAAGATTGTACCTGAAATCTCCACAGCTGGAGGGATCAGTGGTGAATCGGAAAGGAGATTTTATATTAGAGAAGCTCCCGCATGAGGAAGAACAAACAGGTCTGATATTCGCTGCGTAGATACTCGCATGGAGCAACGTCAGGACCTGAAATATAAGTAAAAGAGCCTCCTGCTTCAATAATCGTCTGCACAACATTATGATCATCAATGGGaaagtttttttgtttttttttttcattcaaaacTCACTGCTTGACAAAAAGTTCTGAAGCTTTATTatattgaaaagttaatatactGTCCATTCAGTCATCAATACTCTTCTCAGGTCAATATTGGTGGCTTACAACTAAATATTTATGACTTTCTAAAGCTAGTTAGCTCAGCATGACTTTTCTGACATCAAAGTATGGAACAGTATATAGACCTAATTATTTTGATTTATCTAAACGTTGGAAAACGAAAGACAAAATATTGCGAAAGCGTTAATATTTTACCTCAAAAAACCAGTTTTAATATATGTTTTCGTTTTGTCATTGAATAGTTTGGGCGACTTACGATATTGCCAAGAAGTTTCCATCTCATTCAATTATGAATTATCATTCAATTCTCTTGTTCAGtccacacaaaaatatataataatcaaAGCTAGCTAGCGTTCACTTGCACGACTTTGACCATGAGAATATCACAGCAGTTAGTTCTTTGACTATGTAAATAAAATATTGGCTGAGAAACCCGAGCAAGTGCCAGAGTAGTTCTACGAGCACATGAATATCAGAGAGTAAAAGATGGGTGTGTCTTTCGTAAAGCTCGAGATCATTTCATATTTTCTGATAACAGTACTTCTGGTTGAGAGAGGAGCCAGCCAAGATGCTTATGAAGAGTGCAAAGTTGCTAGATGTGGAGAGAAGGGTCCACCAATCAGATTCCCTTTCAGACTCAAAGGCAGGCAGCCACCCCATTGTGGCTACCCTGGCTTCGAACTCTCGTGTACTCATTCCAACCAAACCATGCTTGAGCTCCCAAATCTTCGGTTGAAATTACATCTTAGAGAAATTTACTATGTACTGCAGCGTATGAAGGCATATAATCCGTATTGCATCCCCAAAAAGAATTTGAAATTCCTCAATCTCTCAACTTCTCCTTTCCAGTTCTATCGTAGTAGTATGATATTGAAATGCTCTATCAATCATACAAAGGGTCCTTCAATCCCTTGTTTATCTGACTCAAAATATATTGCTCGTGCAATTGATTATGACTCTATCACATCATCCAACACCATGTGGGGGGTTATGGTTTCGTGCAGCAAGTTGTTTCACAATTTACCAGTACCATCAGCAATATTCCAATCTAAACTTCCGGTGACCTTGGGCTGGTCCACACTAGAAATATTCCAACCTCACTCGGACAATGAAACTGAATGTTGCAACGAAACAAAGAAAGGTACGTATAGCAATGAATACTACTAGCTCCTTATTATTCCTAGTTTTTCTCTTATTATTGATGCAAAACAATCttgtgtatttatttatatttaaaaaatgaatTATTAATTTTACAGGTGGTCATGGGTTAAAATTTTCATTGGTGACCGCAGGTGAGCATTATTT
The Humulus lupulus chromosome 6, drHumLupu1.1, whole genome shotgun sequence DNA segment above includes these coding regions:
- the LOC133783408 gene encoding LEAF RUST 10 DISEASE-RESISTANCE LOCUS RECEPTOR-LIKE PROTEIN KINASE-like 2.1, with product MKKKNKKTFPLMIIMLCRRLLKQEALLLIFQVLTLLHASIYAANIRPVCSSSCGSFSNIKSPFRFTTDPSSCGDFRYNLSCENNITVLNLPIGYIPPTLYQRYYVLAINYDNYTIRVVDPNFHKLHQNYSSFFTNNTLSLGDFNLYDTSYAATILLDFNSREMTRDIAKTLVLISCERVVMNSSYYIDAAPCISSHYNNDNSSFIYPYFILNANDMNPSELDESCFTHQVTLIDGESFHGSQATCYDIKKQLSRGFQLSWIRSFDKTGTAGFCALNEKSNKVRCEYGQRFCEVTFEILFRQAMFYTKYYLYENGRYKYTVGFLGPRAIPGFLFFICLLVYKWRRRHLSMYDGIEDFLQSHNNLMPIRYSYRDIRKMTKGFKEKLGEGGFGTVYKGQLSSGPFVAVKMLEKSKTNGQDFINEVATIGRIHHVNVVRLIGFCVEGARQALIYDFMSNGSLEKYIFSREKMSVSLSYTKVFEISLGIARGIEYLHQGCDMQILHFDIKPHNILLDENFIPKISDFGLARSCSLDNSLVSLTVARGTIGYIAPELFYKNIGRVSNKADVYSFGMMLMEMANQRKNVNALTKNSSHVYIPLLIHKQFNKGNDIEVDEHVTEEESKTIKKMAIVALWCIQLKPCDRPTMSQAIEMLESNLECLQVPPNLHLYPQEAESNNNEDAENSFSLTLSQEYSTDDN